In a single window of the Ancylobacter polymorphus genome:
- a CDS encoding YeeE/YedE family protein — protein MTTFTPLASFIGGVLIGLSAVLLLLTEGRIAGISGIASRLFPPYGDRLWAGRLAFIVGLVAAPLLYAAVTGEGVVQTVSSNLVLMAVAGLLVGFGSVWGSGCTSGHGVCGLARLSPRSLMATGVFMAAGFATVYVARHVIGG, from the coding sequence ATGACTACGTTCACACCGCTGGCCTCCTTCATCGGCGGCGTCCTGATCGGGCTCAGCGCCGTGCTGCTGCTGCTGACGGAGGGGCGGATCGCCGGCATCAGCGGCATCGCCAGCCGGCTGTTTCCGCCCTATGGCGACAGGCTGTGGGCCGGGCGCCTCGCCTTCATTGTCGGTCTGGTCGCCGCGCCTCTGCTCTATGCCGCCGTGACCGGCGAAGGCGTGGTGCAGACCGTGTCGTCCAATCTCGTGCTGATGGCGGTGGCTGGCCTGCTGGTCGGCTTCGGCTCGGTATGGGGTTCGGGCTGCACGTCCGGCCATGGCGTGTGCGGGCTGGCGCGGCTGTCGCCGCGCTCCCTCATGGCCACAGGGGTGTTCATGGCGGCGGGCTTCGCCACCGTCTATGTCGCGCGCCATGTGATTGGAGGCTGA
- a CDS encoding ArsR/SmtB family transcription factor, translating into MLNTPAGEIADMKARVGEASAFLKTLSNPDRLMVACALVQGERSVRELEDLLGIRQPGLSQQIAGLREAGLIVGRKEGKQVFYRLADPRVETFIATMHALFCAAPTTPAHDVGREP; encoded by the coding sequence ATGCTCAACACGCCCGCCGGCGAGATCGCCGACATGAAGGCCAGGGTGGGGGAGGCTTCGGCCTTTCTCAAGACCCTGTCCAACCCTGACCGGTTGATGGTCGCCTGCGCGCTGGTGCAGGGCGAGCGCTCGGTGCGCGAATTGGAGGATCTGCTCGGCATCCGCCAGCCCGGCCTGTCGCAGCAGATCGCCGGGCTGCGGGAAGCGGGGCTGATCGTCGGGCGCAAGGAGGGCAAGCAGGTCTTCTATCGCCTCGCCGACCCACGGGTGGAGACCTTCATCGCCACCATGCACGCCCTGTTCTGCGCCGCCCCCACAACGCCCGCGCACGACGTCGGGAGAGAGCCATGA
- a CDS encoding MBL fold metallo-hydrolase gives MTKNPEVTGFFDPRTWSIQYVVADPATKKCAIVDPVYDFDEKSGQTSSLNADRILAFVRERGYAVEWILDTHPHADHFSAAHYLKTKTGAPTAIGERVKDVQRLWKGFYNWPDFPADGSQWDRLFAEGDTFKVGDVDARVMFSPGHTLASITYVIGDAAFVHDTLFMPDSGTARADFPGGSARVLWKSIQAILALPDETRLFTGHDYQPGGREPLWESTVAEQKAGNIHMARCRNEDAFVAIREARDRGLAMPKLILQSLQINTNGGRLPVPESNGVRYLKIPLDLLKGAVWD, from the coding sequence ATGACGAAAAATCCCGAAGTGACCGGGTTCTTCGATCCGCGCACCTGGTCGATCCAGTATGTCGTCGCCGATCCGGCGACGAAGAAGTGCGCGATTGTCGACCCGGTCTATGATTTCGACGAGAAGTCGGGCCAGACCTCCTCTCTCAATGCCGACCGCATTCTCGCTTTCGTGCGCGAACGTGGCTACGCGGTGGAGTGGATTCTCGACACTCACCCCCATGCCGACCATTTCTCCGCCGCGCACTATCTCAAGACGAAGACCGGCGCGCCGACGGCGATCGGCGAACGGGTGAAGGACGTGCAGAGGCTCTGGAAGGGCTTCTACAACTGGCCGGACTTTCCCGCCGACGGCTCGCAATGGGACCGGCTGTTCGCCGAGGGCGACACGTTCAAGGTCGGTGACGTCGACGCCCGGGTGATGTTCTCGCCCGGCCATACGCTGGCCTCCATCACCTATGTCATCGGCGATGCCGCTTTCGTCCACGACACGCTGTTCATGCCCGACAGCGGCACCGCGCGGGCGGATTTCCCCGGCGGCAGCGCTCGGGTGCTGTGGAAGTCGATCCAGGCCATTCTGGCGCTGCCGGACGAGACCCGCCTGTTCACCGGGCATGACTACCAGCCGGGCGGGCGCGAACCCTTGTGGGAATCCACTGTCGCCGAACAGAAGGCGGGTAACATCCACATGGCGCGCTGCCGGAACGAGGACGCCTTTGTCGCCATCCGCGAGGCGCGCGACCGCGGCCTCGCCATGCCGAAGCTGATCCTGCAGTCGCTGCAGATCAACACCAATGGTGGTCGGCTGCCAGTGCCGGAATCGAACGGGGTGCGTTATCTCAAGATCCCGCTCGACCTGCTCAAGGGCGCGGTGTGGGACTGA
- a CDS encoding YgaP family membrane protein, translated as MTRNIGPVDKAVRIVLGLVLLSLIFVLEGDLRWVGLIGVVPLLTALMGNCPLYSVFGFSTCPLAGRK; from the coding sequence ATGACCCGCAACATCGGACCCGTCGACAAGGCCGTTCGCATCGTCCTCGGTCTCGTCCTGCTCTCGCTGATTTTCGTGCTGGAAGGCGATCTGCGCTGGGTCGGCCTTATCGGCGTCGTTCCGCTGCTGACCGCGCTGATGGGCAATTGCCCGCTTTATTCCGTGTTCGGCTTTTCCACCTGTCCGCTCGCCGGGCGCAAGTGA
- a CDS encoding alpha/beta fold hydrolase, with amino-acid sequence MEVAEAIPELVPTTRLMEGFTFQRIKTRGAEINVATAGEGPPLLLIHGNPLTLVSWHKVAPSLARDFTVVAIDMRGYGDSSKPDGGEDHSGYSFRAIGEDAFEVMDALGFERFAVAGHDRGARVGFRMALDRPERITRYAALDIVPTHHVLNNITLGWARESYHWFFMAQKAPFPENLLGADLDYYMRYKLNKKGVGLEIFTPEAMAEYIRCATKEQIHAVCEDYRATITVDLDMDTADYGKRKIACPTMVIWGTNSHCGRHFKPVEAWSEWADDLVGLPVPTGHYPAEHRPDLIYAAFYRFFRGEPVT; translated from the coding sequence ATGGAAGTCGCCGAAGCCATTCCAGAACTCGTTCCCACCACGCGGCTGATGGAGGGATTCACCTTCCAGCGCATCAAGACGCGCGGCGCCGAGATCAATGTCGCCACCGCCGGCGAGGGACCGCCGCTGCTGCTCATCCATGGCAACCCGCTCACCTTGGTCAGCTGGCACAAGGTGGCGCCCTCGCTGGCCCGTGACTTCACCGTCGTCGCCATCGACATGCGCGGCTATGGCGACAGCTCCAAGCCGGATGGCGGCGAGGACCATTCCGGCTATTCCTTCCGCGCCATCGGCGAGGATGCGTTCGAGGTGATGGACGCGCTCGGCTTTGAGCGCTTCGCCGTCGCCGGCCATGATCGCGGCGCCCGCGTCGGCTTCCGCATGGCGCTCGACCGGCCGGAGCGCATCACACGCTATGCCGCGCTCGACATCGTGCCGACCCACCATGTGCTGAACAACATCACGCTCGGCTGGGCGCGCGAGAGCTATCACTGGTTCTTCATGGCGCAGAAGGCGCCCTTCCCGGAGAACCTTCTCGGCGCCGACCTCGACTATTACATGCGCTACAAGCTCAACAAGAAGGGCGTGGGGCTGGAAATCTTCACCCCCGAGGCGATGGCGGAATATATACGCTGCGCCACCAAGGAGCAGATCCACGCCGTGTGCGAGGATTACCGCGCCACCATCACCGTCGACCTCGACATGGACACGGCGGACTATGGCAAGCGCAAGATCGCCTGCCCGACCATGGTCATCTGGGGCACCAACAGCCATTGCGGGCGCCATTTCAAGCCGGTCGAGGCATGGTCGGAATGGGCGGACGATCTCGTCGGGCTTCCCGTTCCCACCGGCCATTACCCCGCCGAGCATCGGCCGGACCTCATCTATGCCGCCTTCTACCGCTTCTTCCGCGGTGAGCCCGTGACATGA
- a CDS encoding rhodanese-like domain-containing protein, with the protein MSVAALAPAAAKARLHEGGEIAFLDIREAAAFGEGHPLFAVPCPFSRLEASALALIPRADCPILLIDDGDGTAETAARRLTACGYSDLSYVAGGLPAWAAAGFGVFAGVNVPSKTLGELLEHDHRPAMIDAATLAAWRQEGRPHAFFDARPPAEYAKMRIEGARCLPNGELAHRLGAAVADATTPIVITCAGRTRGIVGALTLRAIGVSNPVYALENGTQGWALAGLPLDRGASADPLPALDEAQAQASRDRARHVARAAQLPRITVAEAERLLAEPGRTPFLFDLRSAEERAARPAPGAVPVLAGQLIQATDQYVGVRHARLILMDDTGLRAALAGLFLRALGFEVLVLALDEAPDAALPHVPPPALRAPAPPPVVEARAAWNLAQSGVPVFDLRASAEWETWRLDAARWVLRDDLTGALAKGVRRAILLGDAVAVAAASVDLREAGIAAAWLPADAEACAQAGWPVDRVRRRMSREDARDRVWFVHDRHDGNREASLQYLAWEMGLVHQLDEAERAAFGWVPIGAPP; encoded by the coding sequence ATGAGCGTGGCAGCGTTAGCGCCGGCGGCGGCAAAAGCGCGCCTGCATGAAGGCGGGGAGATTGCCTTTCTCGATATTCGAGAGGCGGCGGCGTTCGGCGAAGGGCATCCGCTCTTCGCCGTTCCCTGCCCGTTCAGCCGGCTGGAGGCCTCCGCCCTCGCGCTGATCCCGCGCGCCGACTGTCCGATCCTGCTGATCGACGATGGCGACGGCACCGCCGAGACAGCCGCGCGGCGGCTCACCGCCTGCGGCTACTCCGACCTCTCCTATGTCGCGGGCGGGCTACCCGCCTGGGCAGCGGCGGGGTTCGGCGTCTTTGCCGGGGTCAATGTGCCGAGCAAGACGCTGGGCGAATTGCTGGAGCACGACCACCGCCCGGCGATGATCGACGCTGCCACGCTTGCTGCTTGGCGCCAAGAGGGACGCCCGCACGCCTTCTTCGATGCCCGCCCACCGGCGGAATACGCCAAGATGCGGATCGAGGGCGCGCGCTGCCTGCCGAATGGCGAACTCGCCCACCGCCTCGGTGCGGCCGTGGCGGACGCGACGACGCCGATCGTCATCACCTGCGCTGGCCGCACGCGCGGAATCGTCGGGGCGCTGACGCTGCGCGCCATCGGCGTTTCCAATCCCGTCTATGCGCTGGAGAACGGCACGCAGGGCTGGGCCCTCGCCGGCCTGCCACTCGACCGGGGGGCCTCGGCCGACCCGCTCCCGGCGCTTGACGAGGCGCAGGCGCAGGCCAGCCGTGACCGCGCCCGCCACGTCGCCCGCGCCGCACAGCTTCCGCGCATCACCGTGGCGGAGGCGGAACGGCTTCTGGCCGAGCCGGGGCGCACCCCTTTCCTGTTCGATTTGCGCAGCGCCGAGGAGCGGGCGGCGCGGCCGGCGCCCGGGGCGGTGCCGGTGCTTGCCGGCCAGCTCATTCAGGCCACCGACCAGTATGTCGGCGTGCGCCACGCGCGCCTTATCCTGATGGACGATACAGGACTGCGCGCCGCGCTCGCCGGCCTTTTCCTGCGTGCCCTCGGCTTCGAGGTGCTGGTGCTGGCGCTCGACGAGGCGCCGGACGCCGCCCTCCCGCACGTTCCGCCCCCCGCGCTTCGCGCACCGGCCCCGCCGCCGGTGGTCGAGGCGCGCGCGGCATGGAACCTCGCCCAGAGCGGTGTGCCGGTGTTCGATCTGCGCGCCTCCGCCGAGTGGGAGACGTGGCGGCTCGACGCGGCGCGCTGGGTGCTGCGCGACGATCTTACCGGCGCGCTGGCCAAGGGCGTGCGCCGAGCGATCCTGCTCGGCGATGCCGTCGCCGTCGCGGCGGCGTCTGTCGATCTGCGGGAGGCGGGTATCGCCGCCGCCTGGCTGCCGGCCGATGCGGAAGCCTGCGCGCAGGCCGGCTGGCCAGTGGACCGCGTGCGCCGGCGCATGAGCCGCGAGGACGCGCGCGACCGCGTCTGGTTCGTGCATGACCGGCATGACGGCAACCGGGAGGCCTCGCTGCAGTATCTGGCTTGGGAGATGGGCCTCGTACACCAACTCGACGAGGCCGAACGCGCCGCCTTCGGCTGGGTGCCCATCGGCGCGCCGCCCTGA
- a CDS encoding tripartite tricarboxylate transporter permease, translating to MIDFSAFNDALGIMFTSAGSWGWIVPGLVVGLVFSAIPGISITMAMAIVLPMSLYMDFFSAIVFLTSVYTGAGFGGSVPAILMNIPGSPSSFATTFDGYAMSQKGEHNEALGYALFASTLCGIAGYVLLLLVIEPLADIVLRIGPVEMFAVAIWGMMLLGSLGSAYISRGLFAAALGILLGTVGMNTAGFTRGTMGLPVLLDGIAPIPAMIGLLAASQLLSLASRDYIIEAEGSREVSLRKILKGCWGTMKYPGVLLRGSIIGIIIGAVPGVGSSIGNLIAYAETKRTAKDSATFGKGNPKGVIAAESAVASGEGGSMATMLALGIPGGGATAILIAAFMMHNIVPGPSFIETQKPMVYAIILNNIVQAVVLLAVGIGFIYVASNIMKVRTRYVLPAILVIATLGTFAVTGEAAGPITLFVFALLGYALNRYQYPVSAVVVGILLGRMLETEFLRSYQLSGGNPLYILERPGAMAIFAVMFASLAMTAWGKRKQNRAEAAEALAMEKLRDEAAAHAAHTTPSKG from the coding sequence ATGATCGACTTTTCCGCCTTCAATGATGCGCTCGGCATCATGTTCACATCGGCCGGGTCCTGGGGGTGGATCGTCCCCGGGCTGGTCGTCGGCCTCGTCTTCAGCGCCATTCCCGGCATTTCGATCACCATGGCCATGGCGATCGTGCTGCCCATGTCGCTCTACATGGATTTCTTCTCGGCCATCGTCTTCCTCACCTCGGTCTATACCGGGGCGGGGTTCGGCGGGTCGGTGCCGGCGATCCTGATGAACATACCGGGCTCCCCATCGTCCTTCGCCACCACCTTCGACGGCTATGCCATGTCGCAGAAGGGCGAGCACAATGAGGCGCTGGGCTACGCGCTGTTCGCCTCCACTTTGTGCGGCATCGCCGGCTATGTGCTGCTGCTGCTCGTCATCGAGCCGCTGGCGGATATCGTCTTGCGCATCGGGCCGGTGGAAATGTTCGCGGTGGCGATCTGGGGCATGATGCTGCTGGGCTCGCTCGGCTCGGCCTATATCAGCCGCGGCCTGTTCGCCGCCGCGCTTGGCATCCTGCTCGGCACGGTGGGCATGAACACCGCCGGCTTCACCCGTGGCACCATGGGCCTGCCGGTGCTGCTCGACGGCATCGCGCCGATCCCGGCGATGATCGGCCTGCTGGCGGCGAGCCAACTGCTGAGCCTCGCCAGCCGCGATTACATCATCGAGGCGGAGGGCTCGCGCGAGGTCAGCCTGCGCAAGATCCTCAAGGGCTGCTGGGGCACGATGAAGTATCCCGGCGTGCTGCTGCGCGGCTCGATCATCGGCATCATCATCGGCGCCGTGCCGGGGGTCGGCTCGTCCATCGGCAATCTCATCGCCTATGCCGAGACCAAGCGCACCGCCAAGGACAGCGCGACCTTCGGCAAGGGCAACCCCAAGGGCGTGATCGCGGCGGAATCGGCGGTGGCGAGCGGCGAGGGCGGCTCCATGGCCACCATGCTGGCGCTCGGCATTCCCGGCGGCGGCGCGACGGCGATCCTGATCGCGGCCTTCATGATGCACAACATCGTGCCCGGCCCGAGCTTCATCGAGACGCAGAAGCCGATGGTCTACGCCATCATCCTGAACAACATCGTCCAGGCGGTGGTGCTGCTGGCAGTGGGCATCGGCTTCATCTATGTCGCCTCCAACATCATGAAGGTGCGCACCCGCTACGTGCTGCCGGCGATCCTCGTCATCGCCACGCTCGGCACCTTCGCGGTGACGGGCGAGGCGGCCGGCCCGATCACGCTGTTCGTCTTCGCCCTGCTCGGCTATGCGCTCAACCGCTACCAATACCCGGTCTCGGCGGTGGTGGTCGGCATTCTGCTCGGGCGCATGCTGGAGACGGAGTTCCTGCGCTCCTACCAGCTCTCCGGCGGCAATCCGCTCTATATTCTGGAGCGGCCCGGGGCGATGGCGATCTTCGCTGTGATGTTCGCCTCTCTCGCCATGACCGCCTGGGGCAAGCGCAAGCAGAACCGGGCGGAAGCGGCGGAGGCGCTGGCCATGGAGAAGCTGCGCGACGAGGCGGCCGCCCACGCCGCGCACACGACGCCAAGCAAGGGCTGA
- a CDS encoding tripartite tricarboxylate transporter TctB family protein, which yields MRIGRQTYAIDYGHLALITLIAAAVFWYLLDARSVSLSINNLLLVQPVAIFALALYLFILPQCFHKVEARAAEKPVDEADPFAVKLSTDRADVIRMAALGLSLGLMVFLLDVIGYDIAIFLFAAAAMAICGERRPLHLLGFSLVVTLVTIYGFRALISYPMPTTLL from the coding sequence ATGCGTATCGGTCGGCAGACTTACGCCATCGACTACGGCCATCTGGCACTCATCACGCTGATCGCGGCGGCGGTCTTCTGGTATCTTCTCGACGCGCGCAGCGTCTCGCTCAGCATCAACAATCTTCTGCTCGTGCAGCCGGTGGCGATCTTCGCACTGGCGCTGTACCTGTTCATCCTCCCGCAATGCTTCCACAAGGTGGAGGCGCGCGCGGCGGAGAAGCCGGTGGACGAGGCGGATCCCTTCGCGGTCAAGCTCTCCACGGACCGCGCGGATGTGATCCGCATGGCCGCGCTCGGCCTGTCGCTGGGTCTGATGGTCTTCCTGCTGGACGTGATCGGCTACGACATCGCGATCTTCCTGTTCGCGGCTGCGGCGATGGCGATCTGCGGCGAGCGGCGCCCGCTGCATCTGCTGGGTTTCTCGCTCGTGGTGACGCTGGTCACGATCTACGGCTTCCGCGCCCTGATCTCCTATCCCATGCCGACCACCCTGCTGTGA
- a CDS encoding tripartite tricarboxylate transporter substrate-binding protein: MATILCTSAAPYIPLTVLLQNAPYKVEDFTMINLPSRDYTLAATSSGGPVKTFAEVIEKLKKDPSSLSIGVQPASADYANMVLAFQAAGIDPSKLRIVTYDGGGPARNATAGAQVDVGFVGGEGFLPLKSKIRPLAIFAAEKVDWFPDAPLIGATLKTDFVEGSQRGWAVSTKLTKEQPEIFKILVAATEKASKNPKAIETLKLQELATTWYGPEASNKAYLDNAAKMAKYVDLLK; the protein is encoded by the coding sequence ATGGCTACCATCCTGTGCACCTCGGCCGCGCCCTATATTCCGCTGACCGTGCTGCTGCAGAACGCGCCGTACAAGGTGGAAGACTTCACCATGATCAACCTGCCGTCGCGTGACTACACGCTGGCGGCGACCTCCTCCGGCGGGCCGGTGAAGACTTTCGCCGAGGTGATCGAGAAACTGAAGAAGGACCCGTCCAGCCTCAGCATCGGCGTGCAGCCCGCCTCGGCGGACTATGCCAACATGGTGCTGGCCTTCCAGGCGGCGGGTATCGACCCCTCCAAGCTGCGCATCGTCACCTATGATGGCGGCGGCCCCGCCCGCAATGCCACCGCGGGCGCGCAGGTCGATGTCGGCTTCGTCGGCGGCGAGGGCTTCCTGCCGCTGAAATCGAAGATCCGTCCGCTCGCCATCTTCGCCGCCGAGAAGGTGGACTGGTTCCCCGATGCGCCGCTGATCGGCGCGACGCTGAAGACCGACTTCGTCGAAGGCTCGCAGCGCGGCTGGGCCGTCTCCACCAAGCTGACGAAGGAACAGCCGGAGATCTTCAAGATCCTCGTGGCAGCGACCGAGAAGGCGAGCAAGAACCCGAAGGCGATCGAGACGCTGAAGCTGCAGGAACTGGCCACCACCTGGTATGGCCCCGAGGCCTCCAACAAGGCCTATCTCGACAACGCCGCCAAGATGGCGAAATACGTCGACCTGCTGAAGTAG
- a CDS encoding tripartite tricarboxylate transporter substrate-binding protein has protein sequence MTHFTRRDLIKISAGGVAVASGMVAMPSILRAATYPSRPINVIVPFATGGYNDRLSRAFMPYLEQELGQPLVIVNKPGAGTQLGNSYALNQPADGYHPVHLGRALYSADRAAAERAVQGGRLHHDQPAVA, from the coding sequence ATGACCCATTTCACACGCAGAGACCTGATCAAGATTTCGGCCGGCGGTGTTGCCGTCGCCTCCGGCATGGTCGCCATGCCGTCCATCCTGCGCGCCGCGACCTATCCCTCGCGTCCGATCAACGTGATCGTGCCCTTCGCCACCGGCGGCTATAATGACCGCCTGTCCCGCGCCTTCATGCCCTATCTGGAGCAGGAACTCGGCCAGCCGCTCGTCATCGTCAACAAGCCCGGCGCCGGCACGCAGCTTGGCAATTCCTATGCGCTGAACCAGCCGGCCGATGGCTACCATCCTGTGCACCTCGGCCGCGCCCTATATTCCGCTGACCGTGCTGCTGCAGAACGCGCCGTACAAGGTGGAAGACTTCACCATGATCAACCTGCCGTCGCGTGA
- a CDS encoding AbrB family transcriptional regulator, whose product MAADSKAPAPSPRAPWHVAGLRLIGTYALAAAAGYAASLLHIPLPWMLGPLFVCGLLNVSGVPLQAGWHLREIGQVIVGLAIGMRFTPHLLLVSLELLPAMLVATLYIILATFIGALIMRPLARIDATTAFFATAAGGMADMAVVAAARGGDTNAVSIVHALRVTTVVSIVPFMVFAFGEAGNVNTADPAASHDLLLLGLALVIAYLGAQALRPTVIPNPWLLGSLLPSAALGASGLLNVAVPGILIIAAQIMIGVWLSMRFRRDLFVRLPRVAASGLLIGVLLIAAAAVGAEALSLATGLPLTTSFLALAPAAITEMVLTAKAMHADAELVTAFHIVRIAVISSTILIVFRIYRFVLRSHYESGV is encoded by the coding sequence ATGGCAGCCGATTCCAAAGCACCCGCGCCGAGCCCTCGTGCCCCGTGGCACGTCGCCGGGCTACGGCTGATCGGCACCTATGCGCTCGCCGCCGCGGCGGGCTATGCCGCCTCGCTCCTTCACATCCCCCTGCCCTGGATGCTCGGCCCGCTCTTCGTCTGCGGCCTGCTGAACGTCTCCGGCGTGCCCTTGCAGGCCGGGTGGCATCTGCGCGAGATCGGGCAGGTCATTGTCGGCCTCGCCATCGGCATGCGCTTCACCCCGCATCTGCTGCTGGTGTCGCTGGAGCTGCTGCCCGCGATGCTGGTGGCGACGCTCTACATCATCCTCGCCACCTTCATCGGCGCGCTCATCATGCGGCCGCTGGCGCGCATCGACGCCACCACCGCCTTCTTCGCCACCGCCGCCGGCGGCATGGCCGACATGGCGGTGGTGGCGGCGGCGCGGGGCGGCGACACCAACGCCGTCTCCATCGTCCACGCGCTGCGGGTGACCACGGTGGTCAGCATCGTGCCGTTCATGGTGTTCGCCTTCGGCGAGGCCGGCAACGTCAACACGGCCGATCCCGCTGCCTCGCACGATCTACTGTTGCTCGGCCTCGCGCTTGTCATCGCCTATCTCGGCGCGCAGGCGCTGCGCCCAACGGTCATCCCGAATCCGTGGCTGCTTGGCTCGCTGCTGCCGAGCGCGGCGCTGGGCGCCTCCGGCCTGCTCAATGTCGCGGTGCCCGGCATCCTCATCATCGCCGCGCAGATCATGATCGGGGTGTGGCTGAGCATGCGCTTCCGGCGCGACCTGTTCGTGCGCCTGCCGCGCGTCGCCGCCTCCGGCCTGCTGATCGGCGTGCTGCTGATCGCCGCCGCCGCCGTCGGGGCAGAAGCGCTGTCACTGGCCACCGGCCTGCCGCTCACCACCAGCTTCCTCGCCCTCGCCCCGGCGGCGATCACCGAAATGGTGCTCACCGCCAAGGCGATGCACGCCGATGCCGAGCTGGTGACCGCCTTTCACATCGTCCGCATCGCGGTGATCTCGTCGACCATCCTGATCGTCTTCCGCATCTACCGCTTCGTGCTGAGGAGCCATTATGAATCTGGGGTTTGA
- a CDS encoding SDR family oxidoreductase, with translation MNLGFDGRRAVIVGGSYGIGEATAAILLREGAQVIIASRSRDNLDAARARLETATGRAPDVFVADVVKDGAAAEALMAEARRRWGALDILVSAVGGSVRADFDTLSDADWLASYEFNVLSTVRSVRAALPLLIAGDAPAVVTLGAAAAKMPYAHQIMTNVHKAGLLGLVKTLALELGEKGIRINAVGPGRTKTALWINRATKMAAERGVPVDEIYAEFAEEIPLKRFAEPDEIAVMVAWLASPLASYITGQSINVDGGIARGLV, from the coding sequence ATGAATCTGGGGTTTGACGGCCGCCGCGCCGTCATCGTCGGCGGCAGCTACGGCATTGGCGAGGCCACCGCCGCGATCCTGCTGCGCGAGGGAGCGCAGGTGATCATCGCCTCGCGCAGCCGCGACAATCTCGACGCCGCCCGCGCCCGGCTGGAGACCGCCACCGGCCGCGCGCCCGACGTGTTCGTCGCCGATGTGGTGAAGGACGGTGCCGCCGCCGAGGCGCTGATGGCCGAGGCGCGCCGCCGCTGGGGCGCGCTCGATATCCTCGTCAGCGCGGTCGGCGGCAGCGTGCGGGCAGATTTCGACACGCTGAGCGATGCCGACTGGCTCGCCAGCTACGAATTCAACGTGCTCTCCACTGTCCGCTCTGTGCGCGCCGCTCTCCCCCTGCTCATCGCGGGCGACGCGCCGGCCGTGGTGACGCTGGGCGCGGCGGCGGCGAAGATGCCCTATGCCCACCAGATCATGACCAATGTCCACAAGGCCGGGCTGCTCGGCCTCGTGAAGACGCTGGCGCTCGAACTCGGCGAGAAGGGCATCCGCATCAACGCGGTCGGGCCGGGCCGCACCAAAACCGCGCTGTGGATCAACCGCGCCACCAAAATGGCTGCCGAGCGCGGCGTGCCGGTGGACGAGATCTACGCGGAATTCGCGGAAGAAATCCCGCTGAAACGCTTCGCCGAGCCGGACGAGATCGCGGTCATGGTCGCGTGGCTCGCCAGCCCGCTCGCCAGCTACATCACCGGCCAATCCATCAATGTCGACGGCGGCATCGCGCGCGGCCTCGTTTAA